In the Synechococcus sp. Nb3U1 genome, one interval contains:
- a CDS encoding S10 family peptidase, producing MATESKSTPPIYSTEHTFKAKGEPLTYKALAGWQTLYEREKPVAEIFHVAYLKQDSDSGSSSPHRPLTFVFNGGPGAASAYLHMGALGPRRIQFGPNGSLPASPVRLVDNAESWLPFSDLVFIDPVGTGFSRALPKDKENTDPSKAGDPPKEASPESGGKAEDPPKEAPFWNVERDLKSLGEFIQGFLSRHKRWLSPIFIAGESYGGFRVARLAKELQSTFGVGLSGAILISPAIEFSLLETSDYNLTTWATLFPSYVASAAHHGLSSWGEDLSSLLPRAETFARQRLLPLLAMGEAMPEAERQAVYQDMAAGIGLSAEYIAQKGGRIDISSFARELLRPQRQVVGLYDASVTAVDPFPDRPTFEGSDPTLDGLDRLFTAAINSHLRDTLQVNTELTYHLLNFEVFKAWQFNQKGEFKQGFIGAMDELRTSMALNPHMRVNIHHGLYDLVTPYFASNHLVDLMKLDPRLKDNLTLKHYRGGHMFYTWDPSRLEWFAAMQQLYREAVPPELRY from the coding sequence ATGGCTACAGAATCCAAGTCAACTCCCCCGATCTACTCCACAGAACATACGTTTAAGGCTAAGGGTGAGCCCTTGACCTACAAGGCTCTAGCGGGATGGCAAACCCTCTACGAGCGGGAAAAGCCCGTAGCAGAGATCTTCCATGTGGCCTATTTGAAGCAAGACTCTGATTCAGGATCCAGTTCGCCACACCGTCCCCTCACGTTTGTGTTCAACGGTGGGCCTGGGGCAGCCTCTGCCTATTTACACATGGGAGCACTGGGGCCAAGACGGATTCAATTTGGGCCGAACGGTAGTTTGCCGGCTTCCCCAGTGCGCTTGGTGGATAATGCCGAAAGTTGGTTGCCATTTTCAGACTTGGTGTTTATCGATCCTGTGGGAACAGGCTTTAGTCGAGCCTTGCCGAAAGACAAAGAGAATACTGACCCCAGTAAAGCCGGGGATCCCCCAAAAGAAGCAAGTCCAGAATCCGGTGGTAAGGCGGAGGATCCCCCCAAAGAAGCCCCCTTCTGGAATGTAGAGCGAGATTTAAAGTCTCTGGGGGAGTTCATTCAGGGATTTCTCTCGCGGCACAAACGCTGGCTATCGCCCATTTTTATTGCAGGCGAAAGTTATGGCGGGTTTCGGGTGGCACGGTTGGCCAAAGAGCTGCAATCAACGTTTGGGGTAGGGCTGTCGGGGGCGATCTTGATTTCCCCGGCCATAGAGTTCAGCCTCTTAGAGACCAGCGACTACAATCTCACCACTTGGGCAACGCTGTTTCCTTCCTATGTGGCTTCGGCAGCGCATCATGGTCTATCTAGCTGGGGTGAGGATCTATCCAGTTTGCTCCCCAGAGCGGAGACCTTTGCCCGACAGCGATTGCTACCCCTTCTGGCCATGGGAGAGGCGATGCCAGAAGCAGAACGCCAGGCTGTGTATCAAGACATGGCGGCAGGGATCGGCCTATCGGCAGAGTATATCGCCCAAAAAGGTGGGCGGATCGATATCAGCAGCTTTGCCCGGGAATTGTTGCGGCCTCAGCGACAGGTGGTGGGGCTGTACGATGCTTCTGTGACGGCGGTGGATCCCTTTCCGGATCGACCCACTTTCGAGGGATCCGACCCAACTCTAGATGGTTTGGATCGCTTGTTTACCGCTGCCATCAACAGCCACTTACGGGATACCTTACAGGTAAATACAGAGCTCACCTACCACCTGCTGAATTTTGAGGTGTTCAAAGCCTGGCAATTTAACCAAAAAGGTGAGTTTAAGCAGGGGTTTATCGGGGCGATGGACGAGTTGCGCACCAGCATGGCCCTCAACCCTCATATGCGGGTAAACATTCACCACGGCCTTTATGATCTGGTCACACCCTATTTTGCCTCCAATCACTTGGTGGATTTGATGAAGCTGGATCCGCGCCTGAAAGACAATTTGACCCTGAAACATTATCGGGGCGGGCACATGTTTTATACCTGGGATCCCTCGCGGTTGGAGTGGTTTGCGGCGATGCAGCAGCTATATCGCGAGGCTGTTCCTCCTGAGCTGAGGTACTGA
- a CDS encoding Holliday junction resolvase RuvX translates to MSYSNASIPSALSQVGVVIGFDPGRDKCGIAVVQVLSELKVLHREVIASSVALAKLQTLWQHFQAERVILGNQTTAQTWKHQLESIIPPQQIILVDERHSSQEARQRYWDFYPPQGWDRLLPKGLRVPANAYDDLVALILVERYCRGASEG, encoded by the coding sequence ATGTCCTACTCCAATGCATCTATCCCGTCAGCCTTATCCCAAGTGGGGGTGGTTATCGGCTTTGATCCGGGGCGGGACAAATGTGGAATTGCGGTTGTGCAGGTGCTATCGGAGCTTAAAGTCCTACACCGGGAGGTGATTGCCTCCTCAGTAGCATTGGCCAAACTGCAAACCCTCTGGCAACACTTTCAGGCAGAGCGGGTGATCCTGGGCAACCAAACAACGGCCCAAACCTGGAAACATCAACTGGAATCGATCATCCCCCCGCAACAGATCATCCTTGTGGATGAACGGCATAGCTCTCAAGAGGCCCGTCAGCGCTACTGGGATTTTTATCCACCCCAAGGATGGGATCGCCTCCTGCCCAAAGGGCTGCGGGTACCGGCCAACGCTTACGATGATCTGGTGGCTTTGATTCTGGTGGAGCGGTACTGTCGTGGAGCATCTGAGGGTTAG
- a CDS encoding extracellular solute-binding protein yields MEHLRVSRRELLHGILLGLVLAGCGGPNPNVPLILALKQSIPGSLLNEFRRSTTARFQVQLLDERAQLLANLRRRVQPSTPAWWDPLGWFQPRQPRVALSLLGADGLDRAIVSGWLDPLPEDLLGEKWVDLDPRWRQAVQREENIWGVPWRWGVTAIAYRRDRVIEPIRDWADLWRSDLTGKITLPDHPREVIGLTLKKLGRSYNDPLNPEDAELRQELGSLHRQVLAYTSSEYLPILRIADSWVAVGWSQDLYSTQASYPELEVVIPASGSALWWDAWVRPHALETEGLESLDLGSLFVDWFNFLLDPELAPRWVNLSGIPSVLPMDPAQLSPRLQQREDFQPATWQQSEIWRPLSTSAVASYLNLWDQMRQGLL; encoded by the coding sequence GTGGAGCATCTGAGGGTTAGCCGACGTGAACTCTTGCACGGGATCCTGCTCGGGTTGGTGCTGGCGGGGTGTGGTGGCCCGAATCCGAATGTGCCTCTGATCTTGGCGCTGAAACAATCGATTCCCGGCAGTCTGCTCAACGAGTTCCGCCGCAGTACAACCGCTCGGTTTCAGGTGCAGCTCTTGGATGAACGGGCACAGCTATTGGCTAATTTGCGGCGAAGAGTTCAGCCTTCAACCCCCGCTTGGTGGGATCCCTTGGGTTGGTTTCAACCTCGGCAACCTAGGGTTGCTCTATCCTTGCTGGGGGCAGACGGGTTGGATCGGGCCATCGTCTCCGGTTGGTTGGATCCCTTACCCGAAGACCTTTTGGGGGAAAAGTGGGTAGATTTGGATCCCCGTTGGCGGCAGGCGGTACAACGAGAGGAGAACATTTGGGGCGTCCCCTGGCGCTGGGGAGTAACGGCTATAGCCTACCGTCGGGATCGGGTTATAGAACCCATTCGAGATTGGGCCGACCTGTGGAGATCCGATTTAACGGGCAAAATTACTCTGCCGGATCATCCGCGGGAAGTGATTGGCCTAACCCTAAAAAAGCTGGGGCGTTCCTACAACGATCCCCTCAACCCAGAGGATGCTGAGCTCCGGCAAGAATTGGGATCCCTGCACCGTCAGGTTTTGGCTTATACCTCCTCTGAGTACCTGCCCATCTTGCGCATTGCCGATAGCTGGGTGGCGGTCGGTTGGTCGCAGGATCTCTACAGCACCCAAGCCAGTTATCCCGAATTGGAGGTGGTGATCCCGGCTTCTGGCTCAGCCCTATGGTGGGATGCGTGGGTACGCCCCCATGCCCTAGAAACCGAAGGACTGGAATCTCTGGATTTGGGATCCCTTTTCGTGGATTGGTTTAATTTCTTGCTAGATCCTGAGTTGGCCCCCCGTTGGGTGAATTTGAGTGGGATCCCTTCTGTATTGCCAATGGATCCGGCCCAGTTGTCTCCCCGCTTGCAACAAAGAGAGGACTTTCAGCCTGCCACTTGGCAGCAGTCTGAAATTTGGCGACCTCTTTCCACCTCTGCAGTGGCATCTTATCTTAACTTGTGGGATCAGATGCGTCAGGGGCTGCTGTAG
- a CDS encoding cysteine--tRNA ligase yields the protein MSLVVYNTLTRRKEAFLPLLQSGFLPASTSDLRGTANLSSPEKPRVRMYVCGVTVYDFCHLGHARTYVVWDVVRRYLEWRGYRVQYVQNFTDVDDKILKRALERGESMQSVAERFIAEYFQDMDRLNIKRADLYPRATQSLQAMFELIQSLELKGFAYRVRDPIPKESKKESKFSSVPAADSPTADWPEKLAYDVYYSVRKFSDYGQLSGRKLQDMEAGASGRVGEESADKRDPFDFALWKAAPLTEPGFESPWGWGRPGWHIECSAMVRETLGEHIDIHAGGADLIFPHHENELAQSEPITGKPMAKYWLHNGFLNINGEKMSKSLGNFTTLRQALTVYDPMALRLFLLQTHYRSPIDLTDAAMQAASHGWDTLHKGIQAAHQFLKQGSGSLESPEAGAIQAFESTMDDDFGTPGALAIAFELAKELTREHNLLTHQGQTHLEAEVLRQKSVALLEVLGTLGFVVEDAHPQQSDPAELSGSRRESLRPEDVEDLIAQRLAARKAKNFSEADRIREHLKTLGITLVDQKDGTTRWLQESRYT from the coding sequence ATGAGTTTGGTTGTCTACAACACACTTACCCGCCGCAAGGAAGCGTTTCTTCCGCTTTTGCAGAGTGGATTTCTGCCCGCTTCCACCTCTGATCTGAGGGGCACGGCAAACCTGTCTTCCCCAGAAAAACCACGGGTGCGCATGTACGTCTGTGGGGTCACCGTTTACGATTTCTGCCATCTCGGCCATGCCCGCACTTATGTGGTCTGGGATGTGGTGCGTCGCTATCTGGAATGGCGTGGGTATCGAGTGCAGTATGTACAGAATTTTACAGATGTGGATGACAAAATTCTCAAGCGAGCTTTAGAACGCGGAGAATCGATGCAATCAGTGGCAGAACGCTTTATCGCAGAATACTTTCAGGATATGGATCGCCTTAATATCAAGCGAGCTGATCTTTATCCAAGAGCAACTCAATCCTTACAGGCAATGTTCGAATTAATCCAATCTTTGGAGCTCAAAGGCTTTGCCTACCGGGTACGGGATCCCATACCCAAAGAGTCTAAAAAAGAGTCCAAATTTTCTTCTGTTCCAGCAGCGGATTCACCCACAGCTGATTGGCCTGAGAAGCTGGCCTACGATGTCTATTATTCTGTCCGTAAATTCTCGGATTATGGTCAACTCTCTGGGCGAAAGTTGCAGGATATGGAAGCTGGGGCCAGTGGTCGGGTGGGAGAAGAAAGCGCTGACAAACGGGATCCCTTTGACTTTGCCCTTTGGAAGGCGGCTCCCCTCACAGAGCCGGGGTTTGAATCCCCTTGGGGTTGGGGGAGGCCGGGCTGGCACATCGAATGCTCGGCTATGGTGCGAGAAACCCTGGGGGAACACATCGACATCCACGCTGGGGGCGCTGACCTGATCTTTCCTCACCACGAGAATGAACTCGCCCAATCGGAGCCAATCACCGGCAAGCCCATGGCCAAATACTGGCTACACAACGGCTTTCTCAACATCAATGGCGAGAAAATGTCCAAATCTTTGGGCAACTTCACTACCCTCCGGCAAGCCCTCACCGTTTACGATCCCATGGCTCTGCGTCTATTTCTTTTGCAGACCCACTACCGTAGCCCGATCGACCTCACGGATGCAGCAATGCAGGCTGCTAGCCACGGTTGGGACACCCTCCATAAAGGGATCCAAGCCGCGCACCAGTTCCTCAAGCAGGGTTCCGGATCACTGGAATCCCCAGAGGCTGGGGCAATACAAGCCTTTGAATCTACTATGGACGATGATTTCGGTACCCCTGGCGCCCTGGCTATCGCTTTTGAATTGGCCAAAGAACTCACCCGCGAACACAACCTATTGACCCACCAAGGTCAAACCCATCTGGAAGCGGAGGTGCTGAGGCAGAAAAGTGTGGCTCTGCTGGAGGTTCTGGGGACTTTAGGATTTGTGGTGGAAGATGCCCATCCACAGCAGTCGGACCCAGCAGAGCTATCGGGGAGCAGGAGAGAATCTTTACGCCCAGAAGATGTTGAGGATCTGATCGCACAACGCTTGGCAGCCCGCAAAGCAAAAAACTTTTCAGAGGCGGATCGGATTCGGGAGCACTTGAAAACTCTGGGCATTACTCTGGTCGATCAAAAGGATGGCACCACCCGCTGGCTTCAAGAATCGAGATATACCTAA
- a CDS encoding Nif11-like leader peptide family natural product precursor: MSAQAVTEFLAKVTENEDLMKEVIQVLDAEDDREAVASLAAQKGFEFTSEELWAEVYRRQAEFSRRQDLGELTDEELEAIAGGEMLVATALTVGLATALGSAISIAIAPKVKW, from the coding sequence ATGAGTGCACAGGCAGTCACAGAATTCTTAGCAAAAGTCACAGAGAATGAAGATTTGATGAAAGAGGTCATTCAGGTGCTGGATGCAGAAGACGACCGGGAGGCGGTGGCTTCCTTGGCTGCTCAGAAAGGATTTGAGTTCACCTCAGAGGAGCTTTGGGCAGAGGTATATCGTCGTCAAGCAGAGTTCTCTCGTCGTCAGGATTTAGGCGAACTGACGGATGAAGAACTAGAGGCCATTGCTGGAGGGGAGATGTTGGTGGCAACCGCCCTAACAGTTGGTTTGGCAACGGCATTGGGCAGCGCGATTAGCATAGCCATTGCTCCTAAGGTGAAGTGGTAA
- a CDS encoding class I SAM-dependent methyltransferase family protein, which translates to MTDILERIGYALFRLLLRTIGQLSEGIRLGWRTGFDSGVMLEYIYENHPRGITPLGVWFDRLFISHPVWDGVRSRRQMLIQQLTEAMGHYHQPLIFDLAAGVGSYLFALPPNRATIIAGDYEPEAVQQGQAKASQLNRPDIQFRRNNAFEPKEFASERADILVASGFFDILTQEEQIQLVLKNGSAVVEPGSRWIFTIQESHPNLKMLQQVFVDLHQKPWELVPRPAETLLAWAKPLGWKLEKLERNAFFAVGTLLFQPDSV; encoded by the coding sequence ATGACCGATATTCTGGAGCGAATTGGCTATGCCCTTTTTCGGCTTTTGCTGCGCACCATCGGGCAACTGAGCGAAGGGATCCGGCTGGGCTGGCGCACCGGCTTTGACTCCGGGGTGATGCTGGAATACATCTACGAAAATCACCCTCGTGGCATCACTCCATTGGGAGTTTGGTTCGACCGTCTTTTCATCTCGCATCCGGTTTGGGATGGGGTACGTTCCCGCCGACAAATGCTGATCCAGCAACTCACCGAGGCCATGGGCCATTACCACCAACCTTTGATCTTCGACTTGGCCGCTGGGGTGGGATCCTACCTGTTCGCTCTACCTCCCAACCGGGCCACAATCATCGCCGGAGATTACGAACCGGAAGCTGTGCAACAGGGACAAGCGAAAGCCAGCCAACTGAACCGCCCCGACATCCAATTTCGACGCAACAATGCCTTTGAACCCAAGGAATTTGCTTCCGAGCGGGCCGATATTTTGGTAGCCTCGGGTTTTTTCGACATCCTCACCCAAGAGGAACAAATCCAACTGGTTCTCAAGAATGGCAGTGCGGTAGTAGAACCGGGATCCCGTTGGATATTCACCATCCAAGAAAGCCATCCCAACCTAAAAATGCTGCAGCAGGTATTTGTGGATCTCCATCAAAAACCCTGGGAACTGGTGCCCCGTCCTGCCGAAACTTTGCTTGCATGGGCCAAACCTTTGGGCTGGAAACTAGAAAAGCTGGAGCGCAACGCCTTTTTTGCAGTCGGCACTCTACTCTTTCAGCCGGACTCGGTTTGA
- a CDS encoding D-alanine--D-alanine ligase family protein yields the protein MKIGLTYDLRPLDPPSPDLPVDHYAEFDSSETLYFLTEGLQALGFEVERIGNLLALLERLHSNLLSVDLIFNIAEGLWGRGREALIPALLEAYRIPYVGSDPLTLSLCLDKAMTKQVWKGCSLPTASAWVVRRVEELSHLSISVDYFPLFVKPCHEGSSKGIDSQRSVISSFLELQSQVEYLLRIYQQPILIEKFLSGREFTVGILGTGENTRVLGITEITEVALYGASGYREKEEWESLAPDTYLPLGPSLLWDELAKVALAAYQAVECRDLGRVDIRLDAEGNPNLLEINPLPGLNPKHCALPIIAQQQGLSYPDLLGQILDSYLSREKILCK from the coding sequence ATGAAAATTGGTCTTACCTACGACTTGCGTCCCTTGGATCCGCCATCTCCAGATCTACCTGTGGATCATTACGCAGAATTTGATAGCTCTGAAACCTTGTATTTTTTAACTGAAGGATTGCAAGCACTGGGCTTCGAGGTTGAGCGGATCGGTAACCTTTTAGCCCTACTAGAGCGACTTCATTCAAATCTGCTTTCTGTAGATTTAATCTTTAATATAGCCGAAGGGCTATGGGGTCGAGGACGAGAAGCTCTCATCCCAGCTCTATTGGAAGCCTACCGGATTCCTTATGTGGGATCGGATCCCCTGACACTCTCTCTTTGTTTAGATAAAGCCATGACCAAACAAGTATGGAAAGGATGTAGTCTTCCTACAGCTTCCGCTTGGGTGGTACGAAGGGTCGAGGAATTGAGTCATTTATCAATTTCTGTCGATTATTTTCCCCTTTTTGTCAAACCTTGTCATGAGGGATCCTCAAAAGGTATTGATAGTCAGCGCTCTGTGATCTCAAGTTTTTTAGAGCTGCAAAGTCAGGTTGAATATTTGCTCAGGATTTATCAACAGCCTATTTTGATTGAAAAATTTTTATCAGGTCGGGAATTTACAGTTGGGATATTGGGTACAGGGGAGAATACCCGCGTCTTGGGAATCACGGAAATTACTGAGGTCGCTCTCTATGGAGCTAGTGGGTATCGAGAGAAGGAAGAATGGGAGAGCCTAGCACCTGATACCTATCTTCCCTTGGGGCCAAGCCTGTTGTGGGATGAACTTGCCAAGGTAGCTCTTGCCGCATACCAAGCTGTAGAATGTAGAGATTTGGGTCGTGTCGATATTCGGCTAGATGCAGAGGGGAACCCTAACCTTCTGGAGATTAATCCATTGCCCGGTCTGAATCCGAAGCATTGTGCCCTGCCAATCATCGCCCAGCAACAGGGGCTTTCCTACCCGGATCTCTTGGGTCAGATTTTGGACTCCTACCTGAGTCGTGAGAAGATCTTATGCAAATAA
- a CDS encoding ornithine carbamoyltransferase, whose protein sequence is MLKHWISLLDWDPGSLQGILRLGIEAFEQAQQGLVDENYKDLANKPTRVAFLSQKASLRTRLSFEVAVSLLRGQLIPLSLEEIGWGYRESIQDFAATLGLFVDAVVIRLRHHTELLELARWSTVPIINAMTDYCHPCQTLADVMTLEQEFGSYAGLRVAFVGHSAQEVCRSLAFAAAKFGFHLMISSPPEFCLDADSIQLANQVNHHEAVTLIGDPVQAVEQADAIYTDSWIQTGLLEKEVEFRLTKLATYQVNEALLMHAPSHAILLHCMPMERGREITDSVAEGSQSRILKQAKNRIYAQKGILSFLLGKQLAIQPFPASSDTADSGQSCTP, encoded by the coding sequence ATGCTTAAACATTGGATTAGCCTACTAGATTGGGATCCTGGATCCCTGCAGGGAATCCTCAGGCTAGGTATAGAAGCGTTCGAACAAGCTCAACAAGGTTTGGTTGATGAGAATTATAAGGATCTTGCAAACAAGCCAACCCGAGTTGCATTCCTCTCCCAAAAAGCTTCTTTGCGAACCCGACTTAGCTTTGAGGTTGCGGTGAGCTTGCTAAGAGGGCAACTTATTCCCTTAAGTCTTGAGGAAATTGGCTGGGGCTATCGAGAGTCCATTCAGGATTTTGCAGCTACGCTAGGCCTTTTTGTGGATGCTGTTGTTATTCGTTTGCGGCACCATACAGAACTGCTCGAGTTAGCCCGCTGGTCTACCGTGCCTATCATCAATGCCATGACCGATTACTGTCATCCCTGTCAAACTCTGGCGGATGTGATGACCCTAGAGCAGGAATTTGGCAGTTATGCAGGCTTAAGGGTTGCATTCGTGGGGCATAGCGCTCAGGAGGTTTGTCGCTCATTAGCCTTTGCAGCCGCCAAGTTTGGGTTTCATCTGATGATCAGTAGCCCACCCGAATTTTGTCTTGACGCAGATTCCATCCAACTGGCCAACCAAGTTAACCATCATGAAGCCGTTACCCTCATAGGGGATCCCGTGCAAGCCGTAGAACAAGCTGATGCCATCTACACGGATTCTTGGATTCAAACAGGCTTGTTGGAGAAAGAAGTCGAATTCCGGCTCACAAAATTGGCTACTTATCAAGTCAACGAAGCACTCCTGATGCACGCTCCATCCCATGCTATCCTCCTGCACTGTATGCCTATGGAGAGAGGTAGAGAGATTACAGACTCTGTTGCGGAGGGATCCCAGTCAAGGATCCTAAAACAGGCCAAGAATCGAATTTATGCTCAGAAAGGGATTCTGTCATTCCTTCTCGGTAAACAGTTGGCGATACAGCCTTTTCCAGCGTCATCTGATACAGCAGATTCAGGTCAATCTTGTACCCCATAA
- a CDS encoding class IIb bacteriocin, lactobin A/cerein 7B family — MQRRQAETPTNELTDEELESVAGGEVKVSLTIAIVSATVGATASVVTGWVPKPPKPKW; from the coding sequence GTGCAGAGACGGCAGGCAGAGACTCCCACTAATGAATTAACTGATGAGGAGTTAGAGTCTGTGGCAGGTGGAGAAGTTAAGGTGTCTCTTACAATTGCTATTGTCTCTGCGACAGTGGGCGCAACAGCAAGTGTAGTGACAGGCTGGGTTCCAAAACCTCCAAAACCAAAATGGTAA
- a CDS encoding aminotransferase class V-fold PLP-dependent enzyme, protein MAPPAGFKNRDIPNPCRRGIPLLLTYLNWAGLAPLTPRSYLRSLFAPELLGNTQLPGWFRRVQALRERVANWLGCQPEQVAFLPSTSAALYIASLALAWQPSDQVLYAQSDFPANILPWQRLSRFGAEGIPVSNWEDPWPEKVRMVSLSTVDYSTGIEQPWQQVVRRARAQGIWSCVDAIQSAGVKPSWIPEVDFWCAGTQKWLASGLGLALLVVSQRVLQELDPPMPTWLGLQHPPDLNLGIDPTARGWELGWITPPALARFETNLKTLEHIGWEAVTAGVKQRRDFLHERLLEMGWPVVSCPKRWSGILSFAPGSVRAEAIVQSGYRRRIITAQRGEYVRLSPHIFNAQRELNWAVDWLWDCRVEGQAQRDLQP, encoded by the coding sequence ATGGCACCACCCGCTGGCTTCAAGAATCGAGATATACCTAACCCTTGCCGAAGAGGGATCCCATTGCTGCTGACCTATCTCAACTGGGCTGGACTGGCTCCCCTCACTCCCCGCAGTTATTTGCGCAGTCTCTTTGCTCCGGAGCTTCTGGGAAATACACAGCTACCCGGCTGGTTCCGACGGGTTCAAGCTTTGCGAGAACGGGTGGCCAATTGGTTAGGGTGTCAGCCGGAGCAGGTGGCTTTCTTGCCCTCCACCAGTGCAGCTCTTTACATCGCATCGTTGGCGCTCGCTTGGCAGCCCAGCGATCAAGTTCTATACGCTCAATCGGACTTTCCGGCCAACATCTTGCCCTGGCAACGCTTAAGCCGCTTTGGAGCCGAAGGGATCCCAGTCTCGAATTGGGAGGATCCCTGGCCGGAGAAAGTGCGCATGGTCAGTCTTTCGACGGTTGACTACTCCACCGGCATCGAACAACCTTGGCAGCAGGTGGTACGGCGGGCACGGGCACAGGGGATCTGGAGTTGTGTGGATGCTATTCAATCTGCTGGGGTCAAACCCAGCTGGATCCCCGAGGTGGACTTCTGGTGTGCCGGTACGCAAAAATGGCTGGCCTCGGGGTTAGGTCTGGCTCTGCTGGTGGTGAGCCAACGGGTTTTACAGGAACTGGATCCCCCGATGCCCACATGGCTAGGACTCCAACACCCCCCCGATTTGAACTTGGGGATCGACCCGACGGCCCGAGGATGGGAGCTGGGCTGGATCACCCCTCCAGCCTTGGCCCGCTTTGAAACCAACCTCAAAACCCTGGAGCACATCGGGTGGGAGGCTGTCACAGCAGGAGTGAAGCAACGGCGGGATTTTCTGCACGAACGGCTGCTGGAAATGGGCTGGCCGGTGGTCTCTTGCCCAAAGCGCTGGTCCGGGATCCTCTCTTTTGCACCGGGATCCGTTCGGGCGGAGGCGATTGTGCAGTCTGGCTACCGGCGGCGGATCATCACCGCCCAGCGGGGAGAATACGTGCGCTTGTCCCCCCATATTTTTAACGCTCAACGGGAGCTGAACTGGGCTGTAGACTGGCTGTGGGATTGTCGAGTAGAAGGGCAAGCCCAAAGGGATCTTCAACCATGA